The following coding sequences lie in one Oceanicola sp. 502str15 genomic window:
- a CDS encoding S-(hydroxymethyl)glutathione dehydrogenase/class III alcohol dehydrogenase has product MKTRAAVALEAGKPLEIMEVNLEGPKAGEVLVEIKATGICHTDEFTRSGDDPEGLFPSILGHEGAGVVLEVGEGVTTLKPGDHVIPLYTPECRQCASCLSGKTNLCTAIRGTQGQGLMPDGTTRFSMLDGTPIYHYMGCSTFANHTVMPEIALAKVREDAPFDKICYIGCGVTTGIGAVINTAGVEIGSTAAVFGLGGIGLNVIQGLRMAGCDKIIGVDLNDDKQEMAKKFGMTHFVNPSKVDNTVQAIVDITKTDFDQIGGVDYSFDATGNVKVMRDALECSHRGWGVSVIIGVAPAGAEISTRPFQLVTGRVWKGTAFGGAKGRTDVPKFVDWYMDGKIEIDPMITHKLKLEDINEGFELMHAGKSIRAVVEY; this is encoded by the coding sequence ATGAAAACGCGTGCCGCAGTAGCGCTGGAAGCCGGCAAACCGCTTGAGATCATGGAGGTGAACCTCGAGGGCCCGAAGGCGGGCGAGGTTCTGGTGGAGATCAAGGCCACCGGCATCTGCCACACCGACGAGTTCACCCGCTCGGGCGACGACCCGGAGGGGCTGTTTCCGAGCATTCTGGGCCATGAGGGCGCCGGGGTTGTGCTGGAGGTCGGCGAGGGTGTGACCACGCTGAAGCCGGGCGACCATGTCATCCCGCTCTACACCCCGGAATGCCGGCAATGCGCCTCCTGCCTCAGCGGCAAGACCAACCTCTGCACCGCCATTCGCGGCACGCAGGGCCAGGGCCTGATGCCCGATGGCACGACCCGGTTCTCGATGCTCGATGGCACCCCGATCTATCACTACATGGGCTGTTCCACCTTTGCGAACCACACGGTGATGCCCGAAATCGCGCTGGCCAAGGTGCGCGAAGACGCCCCTTTCGACAAGATCTGCTACATTGGCTGCGGAGTGACCACCGGCATCGGCGCCGTCATTAACACGGCAGGTGTTGAGATTGGGTCAACGGCGGCGGTCTTCGGTCTCGGCGGGATTGGCCTCAACGTGATCCAGGGCCTGCGGATGGCGGGCTGCGACAAGATCATCGGGGTCGATCTGAACGACGACAAGCAGGAAATGGCGAAGAAATTCGGCATGACGCACTTTGTTAACCCTTCCAAGGTAGACAACACGGTGCAGGCGATCGTCGACATCACCAAGACGGATTTCGACCAGATCGGCGGCGTGGATTACTCCTTCGACGCGACCGGCAACGTGAAGGTGATGCGCGACGCGCTGGAATGTTCGCACCGGGGCTGGGGCGTGAGCGTGATCATCGGCGTGGCGCCCGCGGGCGCCGAGATCAGCACCCGCCCGTTCCAGCTGGTGACGGGGCGGGTCTGGAAGGGCACGGCCTTTGGCGGCGCCAAGGGGCGCACCGATGTGCCCAAGTTCGTCGACTGGTACATGGACGGGAAGATCGAGATCGACCCGATGATCACCCACAAGCTGAAGCTCGAGGACATCAACGAGGGCTTCGAGCTGATGCACGCGGGCAAGTCGATCCGCGCGGTGGTGGAATATTGA
- a CDS encoding I78 family peptidase inhibitor, whose protein sequence is MKSLKALFLLTALAACQPPLETLPEDQLGETPPDSGLVEREPDICGASAYRGAALGQPASVIPTLGVNRETRVIPLGGIVTQEYNPYRMNFYLDGAGLITRLSCG, encoded by the coding sequence ATGAAATCTCTCAAGGCCCTGTTTCTCCTGACCGCGCTCGCCGCCTGTCAGCCCCCCTTGGAAACGCTCCCCGAGGATCAGCTGGGCGAGACTCCGCCCGACAGCGGCCTTGTAGAACGGGAGCCCGACATCTGCGGCGCCTCCGCCTATCGCGGCGCGGCCCTCGGCCAGCCGGCCAGCGTCATCCCCACCCTCGGCGTGAACCGCGAGACCCGCGTCATCCCGCTCGGCGGCATCGTGACGCAGGAGTACAACCCCTACCGGATGAACTTCTATCTCGACGGTGCCGGGCTGATCACGCGCCTCAGCTGCGGCTGA
- a CDS encoding cytochrome c: MSMRLTLPALLLVSLPAAAHDGVQNPAVKARMAVMEEIQAGTKVLGQMLNGMRPFEPDEAEAAAAAIRAAAPGIVPAFRPEEDDPKSEASPAIWLEFPAFEAEATALEQAAAALDTSSEAALKASFATLGKSCRSCHASYQE, translated from the coding sequence ATGTCCATGCGTCTCACCCTCCCCGCCCTTCTTCTCGTCTCCCTTCCCGCCGCCGCCCATGACGGGGTGCAGAACCCTGCGGTGAAGGCGCGCATGGCGGTGATGGAGGAGATCCAGGCCGGCACGAAGGTGCTGGGCCAGATGCTGAACGGGATGCGCCCCTTCGAGCCCGACGAGGCGGAGGCCGCCGCCGCGGCGATTCGCGCCGCCGCGCCCGGGATCGTGCCCGCCTTCCGCCCCGAGGAGGACGACCCGAAATCGGAGGCGAGCCCGGCGATCTGGCTGGAATTTCCGGCCTTCGAGGCCGAGGCCACGGCGCTGGAACAGGCGGCCGCGGCGCTCGACACCTCCAGCGAAGCCGCGCTCAAGGCCAGCTTTGCCACGCTCGGCAAGAGCTGCCGCTCGTGCCACGCAAGCTATCAGGAATGA
- a CDS encoding DNA polymerase Y family protein → MPNRRILSLWFPRLAAERLIRAEGALAEVPLAVVRESGNVVSLASLSRAASAAGLHPGQPLRDAQAVCPDLVTRLERPAIEAGFLTVLRRWAGKFSPWISEAPPDGLVVDITGCAHLFGGEAELMAEAEADCAGLGLTVCAGLADTVGAAWALARFAGQGPGALRSGDAIDQEAHATRSRAMKRRHWERGGLPSPGAEIAAATARIAPPGMARELLAPLPLAALRLPPKTTQQLARLGLKRIEELAAQPRAALARRFGADLVLRLDQAFGTAPEPVSPARPAPRYAVRLTLPEPIGLEVDLAEGIDRLLPALETRLRAQGMGARRLRLQLLRCDHTSQVIELGLARPSADPDRLRPLLRMKLAEAEAGDGIDAIRLVATVTEPVHAVQHRGHAGASADAAARLTSDTALDDLIGRLGARIGLEQIRRLYPGDSHIPEKATQVRAAAWSAPATDWPERPEAPRPLTLFGPDLVTPDAPPGTRPAALPLAFRWRRRRYQTASATGPERIAPEWWLDEPAWRSGQRDYWQVETACGARLWLFYAHGGAISGGWFCHGRFA, encoded by the coding sequence ATGCCCAACCGCCGAATCCTGTCGCTGTGGTTTCCCCGGCTTGCCGCCGAGCGGCTGATCCGTGCCGAGGGGGCGCTGGCCGAGGTGCCGCTGGCGGTGGTGCGCGAAAGCGGCAACGTGGTCAGCCTCGCCTCGCTGTCGCGCGCCGCCTCCGCCGCCGGGCTGCACCCCGGCCAGCCGCTGCGCGATGCCCAGGCGGTCTGCCCCGATCTCGTCACCCGGCTGGAGCGGCCCGCGATCGAGGCGGGGTTTCTCACCGTGCTGCGGCGCTGGGCGGGCAAGTTCTCGCCCTGGATCAGCGAGGCCCCGCCCGATGGGCTGGTGGTCGACATCACCGGCTGCGCGCATCTGTTCGGCGGCGAGGCCGAGCTGATGGCAGAGGCCGAGGCCGATTGCGCCGGGCTGGGGCTGACGGTCTGTGCCGGGCTGGCCGATACGGTGGGCGCGGCCTGGGCGCTGGCGCGGTTTGCCGGGCAGGGTCCGGGGGCGCTGCGCTCGGGCGATGCCATCGACCAGGAGGCCCATGCCACCCGCTCCCGCGCCATGAAGCGGCGGCACTGGGAGCGCGGCGGGCTGCCCTCGCCCGGCGCGGAGATCGCCGCCGCCACGGCCCGCATCGCCCCGCCCGGCATGGCCCGCGAGCTGCTGGCCCCGCTGCCGCTCGCCGCCCTGCGCCTGCCGCCCAAGACCACCCAGCAGCTCGCCCGGCTCGGGCTGAAACGCATCGAGGAGCTGGCCGCCCAGCCCCGCGCCGCCCTCGCCCGCCGCTTCGGCGCCGACCTCGTGCTGCGGCTCGACCAGGCCTTCGGCACCGCGCCCGAGCCGGTCTCGCCCGCCCGCCCCGCACCGCGCTATGCCGTGCGCCTCACCCTGCCCGAGCCGATCGGGCTGGAGGTGGACCTTGCCGAGGGGATCGACCGGCTGCTGCCCGCGCTGGAAACCCGGCTGCGGGCGCAGGGCATGGGCGCGCGGCGGCTCCGGCTGCAACTGCTGCGCTGCGATCACACCAGCCAGGTGATCGAGCTGGGCCTCGCCCGCCCCTCCGCCGACCCCGACCGCCTGCGCCCCCTGCTGCGGATGAAGCTGGCCGAGGCCGAGGCGGGCGACGGCATCGACGCCATCCGCCTTGTCGCCACCGTCACCGAGCCGGTCCATGCGGTGCAGCACCGGGGCCACGCGGGCGCCAGCGCCGATGCCGCAGCCCGCCTCACCAGCGACACCGCCCTCGATGACCTGATCGGACGGCTCGGGGCGCGCATCGGGCTGGAGCAGATCCGCCGGCTCTACCCCGGCGACAGCCATATCCCCGAGAAGGCCACCCAGGTCAGGGCCGCCGCATGGTCGGCCCCCGCCACCGACTGGCCCGAGCGCCCCGAGGCGCCCCGCCCGCTCACCCTCTTCGGCCCCGATCTCGTGACCCCCGACGCACCGCCCGGCACCCGCCCCGCCGCCCTGCCGCTGGCATTCCGCTGGCGCCGCCGCCGCTATCAAACCGCCTCGGCCACCGGCCCCGAGCGGATCGCCCCCGAGTGGTGGCTCGACGAGCCCGCATGGCGCTCCGGCCAGCGCGATTACTGGCAGGTCGAAACCGCCTGCGGCGCGCGGCTCTGGCTGTTCTATGCCCATGGCGGCGCGATCTCGGGCGGCTGGTTCTGCCATGGCAGGTTTGCCTGA
- a CDS encoding DUF2794 domain-containing protein, translating into MNVQSPTPFPGNRTNDPVAFQRPELSLILGLYGRFVAAGEWRDYGISSLKEVAVFSIFRRTAEHPLYRIEKRPKMRAKQGMYAVIGMDGQVLKRGHDLKTVLRVLERKLIRAVE; encoded by the coding sequence ATGAACGTGCAGTCGCCCACGCCCTTTCCCGGCAATCGTACCAATGACCCGGTTGCCTTCCAGCGGCCCGAACTTTCGCTCATCCTCGGCCTCTACGGCCGCTTTGTCGCGGCTGGCGAGTGGCGAGACTACGGCATCTCGAGCCTGAAGGAGGTGGCGGTGTTCTCCATCTTCCGGCGCACCGCCGAGCATCCGCTCTACCGGATCGAGAAGCGCCCCAAGATGCGGGCGAAGCAGGGGATGTATGCGGTGATCGGGATGGACGGGCAGGTGCTCAAGCGCGGGCACGACCTCAAGACCGTGCTGCGCGTGCTCGAACGCAAGCTGATCCGCGCCGTCGAGTAG
- a CDS encoding zinc-dependent peptidase, which yields MPTLIVLALIALTAAAYGLRSLMRRRARAALREAPLTEAQREIIRARVPIIRRLPPELAQALEGRVNLFLDQVQFHGRGGLEVSEEMRLSIAAQACLLVVNSDAWFSNLRTILIYPGAFKSRQRRSDGFVVTEREVVRTGESWARGPVILSWAHSDAGAADDSDGHNVVIHEFAHQIDDLSGQTDGVPLLNPDQSFATWARVFTEAYERLCEVTRRGERRVIDPYGCEGHEEFFAVSVEVFFEQPAALREEEPEVYTQLSALFRLDPAEWR from the coding sequence ATGCCCACCCTCATCGTTCTGGCGCTCATCGCGCTCACCGCAGCCGCCTATGGCCTGCGCAGCCTGATGCGCCGCCGCGCCCGCGCCGCGCTGCGCGAGGCCCCGCTCACCGAGGCACAGCGCGAGATCATCCGCGCCAGGGTGCCGATCATCCGCCGCCTGCCGCCCGAGCTGGCGCAGGCGCTGGAGGGGCGGGTGAACCTGTTTCTCGATCAGGTGCAGTTTCATGGCCGGGGCGGGCTGGAGGTGAGCGAGGAGATGCGCCTGTCGATCGCCGCGCAGGCCTGCCTGCTGGTGGTGAACAGCGACGCCTGGTTCTCCAACCTGCGCACCATCCTGATCTACCCCGGCGCGTTCAAGTCGCGCCAGCGCCGGAGCGACGGCTTCGTGGTGACGGAGCGCGAGGTGGTGCGCACCGGCGAGAGCTGGGCGCGGGGGCCGGTGATCCTGAGCTGGGCCCATTCCGATGCCGGGGCCGCCGATGACAGCGACGGGCACAACGTGGTGATCCACGAGTTCGCCCACCAGATAGACGACCTCTCCGGCCAGACCGACGGCGTGCCGCTGCTGAACCCCGACCAGAGCTTTGCCACCTGGGCGCGGGTCTTCACCGAGGCCTACGAGCGGCTCTGCGAGGTCACCCGGCGCGGCGAGCGCAGGGTAATCGACCCCTACGGCTGCGAGGGCCACGAAGAGTTCTTTGCCGTCTCGGTCGAAGTGTTCTTCGAGCAGCCCGCCGCCCTGCGCGAGGAAGAGCCCGAGGTCTACACCCAGCTATCCGCCCTGTTCCGGCTCGATCCCGCGGAGTGGCGCTGA
- a CDS encoding C40 family peptidase, whose amino-acid sequence MKLDRRLTPANARVAAAALKGLVEAEAYVEGEAACVRAPLTDICRDPAGDRERQLLMGQRVVVYERVAGWAFVQATADGYVGYVPEAALGAVVAPTHRVSARLSQLYPEPTIKCRETAMLSFGAQVVVTGQEGDLCETPGGFIPVQHLTEIGTRTPRLEVAQLFLGTPYLWGGNSGAGIDCSGLVQAALRAEGHDCPGDSDMQEEALGEAVALDAAVQPGDLYFWPGHVAMALDGARLIHATGHFMSTVIEPLEAALARIEAAGYALRARRRLG is encoded by the coding sequence ATGAAACTCGACCGACGCCTCACCCCCGCCAACGCCCGCGTTGCCGCCGCCGCCCTGAAGGGGCTGGTGGAGGCCGAGGCCTATGTGGAGGGCGAGGCGGCCTGCGTGCGCGCCCCGCTCACCGACATCTGTCGCGACCCGGCGGGCGACCGGGAGCGACAGCTGCTGATGGGGCAGCGGGTGGTGGTCTACGAGCGGGTGGCGGGCTGGGCCTTTGTGCAGGCCACGGCCGATGGCTACGTGGGCTATGTGCCCGAGGCGGCGCTGGGCGCGGTGGTGGCACCGACCCACCGGGTGAGCGCGCGGCTGAGCCAGCTTTACCCGGAGCCGACGATCAAGTGCCGCGAGACGGCCATGCTCTCCTTCGGGGCGCAGGTGGTGGTGACGGGGCAGGAGGGCGATCTGTGCGAGACGCCGGGGGGCTTCATCCCGGTGCAGCATCTCACCGAGATCGGCACGCGCACGCCCCGGCTGGAGGTGGCGCAGCTGTTTCTCGGCACGCCCTATCTCTGGGGCGGCAACTCGGGCGCGGGGATCGACTGCTCGGGGCTGGTGCAGGCGGCGCTACGGGCCGAGGGGCATGACTGCCCGGGCGACAGCGACATGCAGGAGGAGGCGCTGGGCGAGGCCGTGGCGCTGGATGCTGCGGTGCAGCCGGGAGACCTCTATTTCTGGCCCGGCCACGTGGCGATGGCGCTGGACGGCGCGCGGCTGATCCATGCCACGGGGCATTTCATGAGCACGGTGATCGAGCCGCTGGAGGCGGCGCTGGCACGGATCGAGGCGGCGGGATACGCGCTGCGCGCGCGGCGGCGGCTGGGGTAG
- a CDS encoding M17 family metallopeptidase — translation MYPTPLPKFATSSADACPVRAVGPEGLEALPEAAAAWAQASGFKAGAGEVCLVPGAGGGLGAVLLGLGSEASRGRRRFATGDLPARLPEGSYVLEGDWEPREAEEAALGWLFGSYRFTRYVEGPAPAARLVCPEGLDAARLEAIAAGEFLTRDLINTPTSDMGPEALEAAFLALADEHGAEARVVRGEALLEQNFPMIHAVGRASAEAPRLLDMRWGEAGPTLTLVGKGVCFDTGGLNLKPGASMGLMKKDMGGSATVMGLARMIMALGLRVKLRVLVPAVENSVSSNSFRPQDILTSRKGLTVEINNTDAEGRLVLADALTYAGEESPDMIVSFATLTGAARVAVGDDISPFFTGNEALAGALDAAGAEVADPVWRLPFHAPYEPRIEPGIADLDNAPKGGMAGAITAALFLRRFVPEGADYTHFDVYGWQPSPAPGRPKGGVGMGARALLAALPKVLA, via the coding sequence ATGTACCCCACCCCATTGCCGAAATTCGCCACCTCCAGCGCCGATGCCTGCCCCGTGCGGGCAGTGGGCCCGGAGGGGCTGGAGGCGCTGCCCGAGGCGGCCGCCGCCTGGGCGCAGGCCAGCGGCTTCAAGGCCGGGGCGGGCGAGGTCTGCCTTGTGCCCGGCGCGGGCGGCGGGCTTGGCGCGGTGCTGCTCGGGCTGGGCAGCGAGGCCAGCCGGGGGCGCCGGCGCTTTGCCACCGGCGACCTGCCGGCACGGTTGCCCGAGGGCAGCTACGTGCTGGAGGGCGACTGGGAACCGCGCGAGGCGGAGGAGGCGGCGCTGGGCTGGCTCTTTGGCAGCTACCGTTTCACCCGCTACGTCGAGGGCCCGGCCCCGGCGGCACGGCTTGTCTGCCCCGAGGGGCTTGACGCCGCCAGGCTGGAGGCGATCGCGGCGGGCGAGTTCCTGACCCGCGATCTGATCAACACCCCGACCTCCGACATGGGCCCCGAGGCGCTGGAGGCCGCCTTTCTGGCGCTGGCCGACGAGCACGGCGCAGAGGCCCGCGTGGTGCGCGGCGAAGCCCTGCTGGAGCAGAACTTTCCGATGATCCACGCGGTCGGCCGGGCCAGCGCCGAGGCGCCGCGCCTGCTGGACATGCGCTGGGGCGAGGCCGGCCCGACGCTGACCCTCGTGGGCAAGGGCGTGTGCTTCGACACCGGCGGGCTGAACCTGAAGCCCGGCGCCTCGATGGGGCTGATGAAGAAGGACATGGGCGGCTCGGCCACGGTGATGGGGCTGGCGCGGATGATCATGGCGTTGGGGCTTCGGGTGAAACTGCGGGTGCTGGTGCCCGCGGTGGAAAACTCCGTCAGTTCCAACAGCTTCCGTCCGCAGGATATTTTGACCTCGCGCAAGGGGCTGACGGTGGAGATCAACAACACCGACGCCGAGGGCCGCCTCGTGCTGGCCGATGCGCTGACCTATGCGGGCGAGGAAAGCCCCGACATGATCGTGAGCTTCGCCACCCTGACCGGCGCGGCGCGGGTGGCGGTGGGCGATGATATCTCGCCCTTCTTCACCGGCAATGAGGCGCTCGCCGGGGCGCTGGACGCGGCGGGGGCAGAGGTGGCCGATCCGGTCTGGCGGCTGCCCTTCCACGCGCCCTACGAGCCGCGCATCGAGCCGGGCATCGCCGACCTCGACAACGCGCCCAAGGGCGGCATGGCCGGGGCGATCACCGCCGCGCTCTTCCTGCGCCGCTTCGTGCCCGAGGGTGCGGATTATACCCATTTCGACGTATACGGCTGGCAGCCCAGCCCCGCGCCGGGCCGCCCCAAGGGCGGTGTCGGCATGGGCGCGCGGGCGCTGCTGGCCGCACTCCCCAAGGTGCTTGCATGA
- a CDS encoding carbonic anhydrase has protein sequence MERLVKPLPDYLVSRYEGWKATRYEQNKSWYRRLADEGQRPPMMVIACCDSRVNVNELFGAQTGDIFLHRNIANLVPPFEPDGDPHGTSAAIEYAVTVLKVAHLIVVGHSNCGGVAGCLDMCSGKMPELEEQSSFIGRWLDILRPGYERVKEIEDPEAQIRALEREAVVESLSNLIGFPFVESAIQSEELSLHGLWFDIREGVLEGYSPTAKAFEAV, from the coding sequence ATGGAAAGGCTCGTCAAACCGCTGCCGGATTACCTTGTCAGCCGCTACGAGGGCTGGAAGGCCACACGCTATGAGCAGAACAAGAGCTGGTATCGCCGCCTTGCCGACGAGGGCCAGCGCCCGCCGATGATGGTGATTGCCTGCTGCGACAGCCGGGTGAACGTGAACGAGCTGTTCGGCGCCCAGACCGGCGACATCTTCCTGCACCGCAACATCGCCAACCTCGTGCCCCCCTTCGAGCCCGATGGCGACCCGCACGGCACCTCGGCGGCGATCGAATATGCCGTGACCGTGCTGAAGGTGGCTCATCTCATCGTGGTCGGCCATTCCAACTGCGGCGGCGTGGCCGGGTGTCTCGACATGTGTTCGGGCAAGATGCCGGAGCTGGAAGAGCAGAGCAGCTTCATCGGCCGTTGGCTCGATATCCTCCGCCCCGGCTATGAGCGGGTGAAGGAGATCGAAGACCCCGAAGCGCAGATCCGCGCGCTCGAACGCGAGGCGGTGGTCGAATCGCTCTCCAACCTGATCGGATTTCCCTTCGTCGAAAGCGCCATCCAGTCCGAAGAACTCAGCCTGCACGGGCTCTGGTTCGACATCCGCGAGGGGGTGCTGGAGGGCTACAGCCCCACGGCAAAGGCCTTCGAGGCGGTCTGA
- a CDS encoding SDR family oxidoreductase — protein sequence MAKSIIITGGGSGVGRATAETFFDAGWRVGLIGRRREALEETANGREALVLPCDVTDSAAVDAAFAEAAKAWGRVDAVFNNAGVSLGGAPIDEIDVDDWRKLIDINVTGSFIVARAAFGTMRRQEPQGGRIINNGSVSAYVPRWGSAPYTASKHAVSGLTRSISLDGRPFNIACGQIDIGNALTPMAAKMQKGVPQADGSIEVEPVMDVGHVGSSVLHMAELPLEANVQFMTVMATNMPYIGRG from the coding sequence ATGGCAAAAAGCATCATCATCACCGGCGGCGGCTCGGGCGTGGGCCGCGCGACGGCGGAAACCTTCTTTGACGCCGGCTGGCGCGTGGGCCTGATCGGGCGGCGGCGCGAGGCGCTGGAAGAAACCGCGAACGGGCGCGAGGCGCTGGTGCTGCCCTGCGACGTGACCGACTCGGCGGCGGTGGATGCCGCCTTTGCCGAGGCCGCCAAGGCCTGGGGCCGGGTGGATGCGGTGTTCAACAACGCCGGGGTTTCGCTGGGCGGCGCGCCGATCGACGAGATCGACGTGGACGACTGGCGCAAGCTGATCGACATCAACGTGACCGGCTCCTTCATCGTGGCGCGGGCCGCCTTTGGCACCATGCGGCGGCAGGAGCCGCAGGGCGGGCGGATCATCAACAACGGCTCGGTTTCGGCCTATGTGCCGCGCTGGGGCTCCGCGCCCTACACGGCGAGCAAACATGCGGTGTCGGGCCTGACCCGCAGCATCTCGCTTGACGGCCGGCCGTTCAACATTGCCTGCGGGCAGATCGACATCGGCAACGCGCTGACGCCGATGGCGGCGAAAATGCAGAAGGGCGTGCCCCAGGCCGATGGCTCCATCGAGGTGGAGCCGGTGATGGATGTGGGCCACGTGGGATCGTCGGTGCTGCATATGGCCGAGCTTCCGCTGGAGGCCAACGTGCAGTTCATGACCGTGATGGCGACCAACATGCCCTACATCGGGCGCGGCTGA